From the genome of Haloterrigena sp. KLK7, one region includes:
- a CDS encoding acetolactate synthase large subunit has protein sequence MATTAELLVDCLEAEGVERVFGVPGEEIEDLLFALRESPIRFLPTRHEQGAAFMADVHGRLTGEAGVCLSTLGPGATNLMTGVADAQLDKSPLVAITGQGGRERLHKESHQALDVVDVFEPIVTWNTQIGEPEIAPESVRKAFKLAEYEKPGATHLEFPEDVAAEEIESEPIEVRDPVRRPDPDDESAERAARLLEEAERPILLAGNGAVRTRASQTIRALVDRVGLPVVGTYMGKGAISDRESASLMTLDSGPDEEAALAIDRADCVIAVGYDIAEHDPEGWNPDLEKTIVHVDSEPAEVYRHYNPDVEIVADVGAALSAIDERLSDDACSLWCDDLHDRLLESVTEPPAEDDPVTVENALPLLREAMADSDVLVSDVGSHKMAIAQSFPTYEPNTCVISNGLATMGIAVPGALAADLAVDANVVAGTGDGGFMMNAAELETASRLDCSFTTVVFNDNDYGLISEKQEGHRGEHTGTELSNPDLVTFAESFGIEAYRPEGWDEVADAFSEAVPSDELALIEVVLE, from the coding sequence ATGGCGACCACAGCCGAACTGCTCGTCGACTGTCTCGAGGCGGAAGGCGTCGAGCGCGTCTTCGGCGTGCCGGGCGAAGAGATCGAGGATCTGTTGTTCGCGCTGCGCGAGTCGCCGATCCGCTTTCTCCCGACGCGCCACGAACAGGGGGCGGCGTTCATGGCCGACGTCCACGGCCGGCTGACCGGCGAGGCCGGCGTCTGCCTGTCGACGCTCGGCCCCGGCGCGACGAACCTCATGACCGGCGTCGCCGACGCCCAGTTGGACAAGAGCCCGCTGGTAGCGATCACCGGTCAGGGGGGCCGCGAGCGACTGCACAAGGAGAGCCACCAGGCGCTGGACGTCGTCGACGTCTTCGAGCCGATCGTCACCTGGAACACCCAGATCGGCGAGCCCGAAATCGCGCCCGAATCGGTCCGAAAGGCGTTCAAGCTCGCCGAGTACGAGAAGCCCGGCGCGACCCACCTCGAGTTTCCCGAGGACGTCGCCGCCGAGGAGATCGAGTCCGAGCCGATCGAGGTCCGCGACCCCGTCCGCCGGCCGGACCCGGACGACGAGTCCGCCGAGCGCGCGGCGCGACTGCTCGAGGAGGCCGAGCGGCCGATCCTCCTCGCGGGCAACGGCGCCGTGCGGACGCGCGCGTCCCAGACCATCCGCGCGCTGGTCGACCGCGTCGGGCTCCCCGTCGTCGGGACGTACATGGGCAAGGGGGCGATCTCGGACCGCGAGTCGGCCTCGCTGATGACCCTCGACTCGGGGCCCGACGAGGAGGCCGCGCTGGCGATCGACCGCGCCGACTGCGTGATCGCGGTCGGCTACGATATCGCCGAGCACGACCCCGAAGGGTGGAACCCCGACCTCGAGAAGACCATCGTTCACGTCGACTCCGAACCAGCAGAGGTCTACCGCCACTACAACCCCGACGTGGAGATCGTCGCCGACGTCGGCGCCGCGCTGTCGGCCATCGACGAGCGCCTGTCCGACGACGCCTGCTCGCTGTGGTGTGACGACCTGCACGACCGCCTCCTCGAGTCGGTGACCGAGCCGCCGGCCGAGGACGATCCGGTCACGGTCGAGAACGCCCTACCCCTGTTGCGCGAGGCCATGGCCGACTCGGACGTCCTCGTCTCGGACGTCGGCAGCCACAAGATGGCCATCGCCCAGTCGTTCCCGACCTACGAGCCCAACACCTGCGTGATCTCGAACGGGCTGGCGACCATGGGCATCGCCGTCCCCGGCGCGTTGGCGGCCGATCTGGCCGTGGACGCCAACGTGGTGGCCGGGACCGGCGACGGCGGGTTCATGATGAACGCGGCGGAACTCGAGACCGCCTCGAGGCTGGACTGTAGCTTTACGACGGTCGTGTTCAACGACAACGACTACGGACTGATCTCCGAGAAGCAGGAGGGTCACCGCGGCGAGCACACCGGGACCGAACTGTCGAATCCGGATCTGGTGACGTTCGCGGAGAGTTTCGGTATCGAAGCGTATCGACCCGAGGGGTGGGACGAGGTGGCGGACGCGTTTAGCGAGGCCGTGCCGTCGGACGAGTTGGCGTTGATTGAGGTTGTGCTCGAGTGA
- a CDS encoding Lrp/AsnC family transcriptional regulator: MAADGLDEIDYGILYLLQQNARATTPVDMAEQLPVTDTTIRNRIERLEKDGVIEGYVPIIDYEKAGFPIRLQFSCTAATEDRHEVAERALELPRIVKVDEMLSARENIQALAVANDTEEVNEVTARLDDLPLTIERERLLRKTRSLPFDYFAGDAIGEK; encoded by the coding sequence ATGGCCGCCGACGGACTCGACGAAATCGATTACGGAATCCTCTATCTCCTCCAGCAGAACGCCCGAGCGACGACGCCGGTCGACATGGCCGAACAGTTACCGGTGACGGACACGACGATCCGCAACCGGATCGAGCGACTCGAGAAGGACGGGGTCATCGAGGGCTACGTACCGATCATCGACTACGAGAAGGCCGGATTCCCGATCCGGCTCCAGTTTTCCTGTACGGCCGCGACCGAGGACCGCCACGAGGTCGCCGAGCGAGCGCTCGAACTCCCCCGCATCGTCAAAGTCGACGAGATGTTGAGTGCACGGGAGAACATTCAGGCGCTGGCGGTCGCCAACGACACCGAAGAGGTCAACGAGGTCACCGCCCGACTGGACGACCTCCCGCTGACGATCGAGCGGGAACGCCTCTTACGGAAGACGCGGAGTCTCCCCTTCGACTATTTCGCCGGGGACGCCATCGGGGAAAAGTGA
- a CDS encoding PPOX class F420-dependent oxidoreductase yields the protein MTSIPDAFHDLFEKQTFAHVATLTEETDPHVTPVWIDYDADDERLLINTERGRRKERNVREDPSVGVSMIDPEDPYRRLSIIGEVEELATEGARDHIDELAQRYTGEDEYGAPIETERVVLRIRVDEIVDAQDSS from the coding sequence GTGACGTCCATTCCCGACGCTTTCCACGATCTGTTCGAGAAGCAAACGTTCGCTCACGTCGCGACGCTGACCGAGGAGACCGATCCCCACGTCACCCCGGTCTGGATCGACTACGACGCCGACGACGAGCGCCTCCTGATCAACACCGAACGCGGCCGCCGCAAGGAGCGCAACGTCCGCGAGGATCCGTCGGTGGGCGTCAGCATGATCGATCCGGAGGACCCGTACCGGCGGCTCTCGATCATCGGCGAGGTCGAGGAGCTCGCGACCGAGGGCGCTCGAGATCACATCGACGAACTCGCCCAGCGGTATACGGGCGAAGACGAGTACGGGGCCCCGATCGAAACCGAGCGGGTCGTTCTGCGGATCCGAGTCGACGAAATCGTCGACGCCCAGGACTCGAGTTGA
- a CDS encoding polysaccharide deacetylase family protein, giving the protein MRRRTYLAAATAAAMAGCTDGDDSGATGATTDDDPPPLEGPDADGTIDDFADFGAWSVLAGRASLVDDEASVGDRSVLLAADGDDEAARIVRELPEPVDFSGVSPGLAVATAETATPIVQLFDGDGNAIEFRATVHGGTDLRRCNFGVTGVESEANLREITEIHVAVVAAGDAERELRLDDLHLVSRPDDGLVTLQFDGGDESIHGEALPVLEEYGFSATAFVPTDLIRASPDHDGDRMTESQLEELADAGWTIGSYTANGRLLPELGPDEQAAQLADAREWLEEAGYGDGARFVSYPAGRYDDDALELVGETYDLGFAAGQPVQGRVVDPVRYPRVVDPDAAEELLERTADLGGITGLCYHGLEGDAIDRFEETMAFLDALVAEGDLEVVGPDAIASEYAAETG; this is encoded by the coding sequence ATGAGACGGCGGACGTACCTCGCGGCGGCGACCGCGGCCGCGATGGCCGGCTGTACCGACGGCGATGACTCCGGCGCGACGGGAGCCACCACCGACGACGACCCGCCGCCGCTCGAGGGGCCCGACGCGGACGGAACGATCGACGACTTCGCCGACTTCGGCGCGTGGTCGGTGCTTGCCGGACGGGCGTCGCTGGTCGACGACGAGGCGTCCGTCGGTGATCGATCCGTTCTCCTCGCGGCCGACGGCGACGACGAGGCGGCCCGGATCGTCCGCGAACTCCCCGAGCCGGTCGATTTCTCCGGGGTGAGCCCCGGGCTGGCGGTGGCGACCGCGGAGACGGCCACGCCGATCGTCCAGCTGTTCGACGGCGACGGGAACGCGATCGAGTTCCGAGCGACGGTCCACGGCGGGACCGACCTGCGACGGTGTAATTTCGGCGTGACCGGCGTCGAGAGCGAGGCGAACCTGCGCGAAATCACCGAGATCCACGTCGCCGTCGTCGCCGCCGGCGACGCCGAACGCGAGCTCCGACTCGACGACCTCCACCTCGTCTCCCGACCCGATGACGGACTGGTCACCCTCCAGTTCGACGGCGGCGACGAGTCGATCCACGGCGAGGCGCTCCCGGTGCTCGAGGAGTACGGCTTCTCGGCGACGGCGTTCGTGCCGACGGACCTGATCCGCGCGTCGCCCGATCACGACGGCGATCGGATGACGGAATCGCAACTCGAGGAGCTCGCCGACGCCGGTTGGACGATCGGCAGCTACACGGCCAACGGGAGACTGCTTCCGGAGCTCGGCCCCGACGAACAGGCCGCCCAACTCGCCGACGCTCGCGAGTGGCTCGAGGAGGCGGGATACGGGGACGGCGCCCGGTTCGTCTCCTACCCGGCCGGGCGGTACGACGACGACGCGCTCGAACTCGTCGGCGAGACCTACGACCTCGGCTTCGCCGCGGGCCAGCCGGTCCAGGGTCGCGTCGTCGATCCGGTTCGCTATCCGCGCGTCGTCGACCCCGACGCCGCCGAGGAACTGCTCGAGCGGACGGCCGATCTGGGCGGCATCACGGGGCTTTGTTACCACGGGCTCGAGGGCGACGCCATCGATCGCTTCGAGGAAACGATGGCGTTCCTCGACGCGCTCGTCGCCGAGGGCGACCTCGAGGTCGTGGGGCCGGACGCGATCGCGTCCGAGTACGCCGCCGAGACCGGGTAG
- a CDS encoding DUF4397 domain-containing protein, with protein sequence MTLSRRSTIKAIGVVGTGSTLAGTALGVAQDDEQATDEAPAGDEELGAIRVGHFLPDAPNVDIYVDDQQILSDVGYAELSPYLEIVPGTYSIAITPAGYDDAIYEGTIAVGSEFYTAAAVGEFEGGSAPGGTGDDSGLGGAGNETAANESAALANESNDLANESNGLQNETAANESATGTGIDAEEGFDANGFDVLLLVDSQTDDAEEGTAPLRLVHAVPDAPTIDIADGETGQTIFEDVGFTEPSGYVPVEPGTQTLEIFPADEDDRAGDTESESDGSDANATETDGGNATDGNETDVGNGIISQPDPVVTVDLELEADTAYTAYAIGYLEEQDDTELTVDESEGATDGESNDGEGDGETNRAFDVYLAVDGEMSDGQETDGSSAENEGGESDDESMDANESTADELESDDGMNRTDERAANESATADH encoded by the coding sequence ATGACACTATCACGACGTTCGACAATCAAGGCGATCGGTGTCGTCGGAACCGGATCGACGCTCGCCGGAACCGCCCTGGGTGTCGCCCAAGACGACGAACAGGCCACCGACGAGGCGCCGGCCGGCGACGAGGAACTCGGCGCGATTCGCGTCGGTCACTTCCTCCCCGACGCGCCGAACGTCGACATCTACGTCGACGACCAGCAGATCCTCTCGGATGTCGGCTACGCCGAGCTCTCGCCGTATCTCGAGATCGTTCCCGGCACGTACTCGATCGCGATCACGCCCGCCGGCTACGACGACGCGATCTACGAGGGGACCATCGCCGTCGGGTCGGAGTTTTACACGGCCGCCGCGGTCGGCGAGTTCGAGGGCGGATCGGCTCCCGGAGGGACGGGCGATGACAGCGGCCTCGGCGGCGCAGGAAACGAGACCGCCGCCAACGAGTCGGCCGCGCTCGCGAACGAGTCGAACGACCTCGCGAACGAGTCGAACGGGCTCCAGAACGAAACCGCTGCTAACGAGTCGGCCACCGGGACCGGTATCGACGCCGAGGAGGGGTTCGACGCGAACGGGTTCGACGTCCTGCTGCTCGTCGATTCCCAGACGGACGACGCCGAGGAGGGGACGGCGCCGCTACGGCTGGTCCACGCGGTCCCGGACGCGCCGACGATCGACATCGCCGACGGGGAGACCGGGCAGACGATTTTCGAGGACGTCGGCTTCACCGAACCGTCGGGCTACGTTCCCGTCGAGCCGGGGACGCAGACCCTCGAGATCTTCCCGGCCGACGAGGACGACCGCGCCGGAGACACCGAGAGTGAATCCGACGGCTCGGACGCGAACGCCACCGAGACGGACGGCGGAAACGCGACCGACGGCAACGAGACCGATGTCGGGAACGGGATCATCTCCCAGCCGGACCCGGTCGTGACCGTCGACCTCGAACTCGAGGCGGACACGGCGTACACGGCGTACGCCATCGGGTACCTCGAGGAACAGGACGACACGGAGCTGACGGTCGACGAATCGGAGGGCGCGACCGACGGCGAGTCCAACGACGGTGAGGGCGATGGGGAGACCAACCGCGCGTTCGACGTGTACCTCGCCGTCGACGGCGAGATGAGCGACGGGCAGGAGACCGACGGCTCGAGTGCCGAAAACGAGGGCGGTGAGTCCGACGACGAATCGATGGACGCGAACGAGTCGACTGCCGACGAACTGGAATCCGACGACGGGATGAACCGCACGGACGAGCGCGCTGCGAACGAATCGGCGACGGCCGACCACTGA
- a CDS encoding PadR family transcriptional regulator encodes MDQLTGFQRDLLYVIAGKDRPSGQEILDDINTYIDQPVTHGRLYPNLDTLVEKELVEKGQLDRRTNYYALTPKGRRALQRRQEWVDQYVDV; translated from the coding sequence ATGGATCAACTAACTGGTTTCCAACGCGACTTGCTGTACGTGATCGCAGGCAAAGACCGGCCGTCCGGTCAGGAGATACTCGACGACATCAACACCTATATCGATCAGCCGGTCACCCACGGCCGGCTGTATCCTAATCTCGACACGCTCGTCGAGAAGGAACTCGTCGAGAAGGGGCAACTCGACCGGCGGACGAACTACTACGCGCTGACGCCGAAGGGGCGACGGGCCCTCCAGCGCCGCCAGGAGTGGGTCGACCAGTACGTCGACGTCTAA
- a CDS encoding NUDIX hydrolase codes for MPTDPLAWETRDRQIAYTCPGFDVVNERVRLPDGTETEFDYLSEPASVCVLPFTPDGDVVCIEEWRQAVDRVNRGLPVGGTEPDDDDLEAAARRELAEETGHEADRLEPLVTVEPANGIADSVLHFFVAHGCRPTAEQRLDHNESIRVAPTAFEELLEAVRDGEIRDGRTVLAMSYYQLFAAEA; via the coding sequence ATGCCGACGGATCCACTCGCCTGGGAGACCCGCGATCGACAGATAGCCTATACTTGTCCGGGCTTCGACGTCGTTAACGAACGCGTTCGACTGCCCGACGGTACCGAAACGGAGTTCGACTACCTCTCGGAACCCGCGAGCGTCTGCGTCCTCCCGTTCACCCCCGACGGCGACGTCGTCTGCATCGAGGAGTGGCGCCAGGCCGTCGACCGGGTCAACCGGGGGCTTCCCGTCGGCGGCACCGAACCCGACGACGACGATCTCGAGGCCGCCGCCCGGCGCGAACTGGCCGAGGAGACGGGTCACGAGGCCGACCGGCTCGAGCCGCTAGTGACCGTCGAGCCCGCGAACGGAATCGCCGATTCCGTCCTGCACTTCTTCGTCGCCCACGGCTGTCGGCCGACCGCCGAACAGCGACTCGATCACAACGAGAGCATTCGGGTGGCGCCGACGGCGTTCGAAGAGTTGCTCGAGGCCGTCCGCGACGGCGAGATCCGCGACGGACGGACCGTCCTCGCGATGTCGTATTACCAGCTGTTCGCGGCCGAGGCGTAG
- the tgtA gene encoding tRNA guanosine(15) transglycosylase TgtA produces the protein MRECFELRDTDAGGRIGELTVPRADVTVETPALLPVINPNLDTIAPRRLADEFGAEILITNSYIIHGTDDVRERALEDGLHELLDFPGAIMTDSGSFQLSEYGDIDVTTEEILEFQRAIGSDIATPVDIPTPPDVPRERAEAELETTQERLEVAEDVDTGDMLVSAPVQGSTYPDLREAAGRHADGTDLDVFPVGAVVPLMNDYRYDDMVDAVAAAKRGLGADAPVHLFGAGHPMMFALGVAMGCDLFDSAAYALYARDDRYLTVRGTRLLEDLEYLPCSCSVCTSHSPDDLRALPDDEREEELAAHNLHVTFAEIRRIKQAIRAGNLLELVEQRARSHPTMLDGYRTLLDHAEQLERSDPVSKGAFFHVSSESARRPEVVRHHQRLERLSVPDSLFLTEGQPARGDEFDDSWRVEPPFGPFPRALSRSYPLTAEVPDRTDRAALSAAADGVARLAEANPDAALTLGHRSWPAGVLERVPESVELIDLTAD, from the coding sequence ATGCGCGAGTGCTTCGAACTCCGGGACACCGACGCCGGCGGCCGCATCGGCGAGCTCACCGTGCCGCGGGCCGACGTCACCGTCGAAACGCCGGCGCTGCTCCCGGTGATCAATCCGAATCTGGACACGATCGCCCCTCGTCGCCTCGCCGACGAGTTCGGCGCCGAGATCCTCATCACGAATTCGTATATCATCCACGGGACCGACGACGTCCGCGAGCGGGCCCTCGAGGACGGCCTCCACGAGCTGCTCGATTTCCCGGGCGCGATCATGACCGATTCGGGCTCCTTCCAGCTCTCCGAATACGGCGATATCGACGTCACGACCGAGGAGATCCTCGAGTTCCAGCGCGCGATCGGCTCCGATATCGCCACGCCCGTCGACATCCCGACCCCGCCGGACGTCCCCCGCGAGCGCGCCGAAGCCGAACTCGAGACGACCCAGGAACGCCTCGAGGTCGCCGAGGACGTCGACACGGGCGACATGCTCGTCAGCGCGCCCGTGCAGGGATCGACGTATCCGGACCTCCGCGAGGCGGCCGGACGTCACGCCGACGGCACTGACCTCGACGTCTTCCCCGTCGGTGCGGTCGTCCCGCTGATGAACGACTACCGCTACGACGACATGGTGGACGCCGTCGCCGCCGCCAAACGCGGCCTCGGCGCCGACGCACCGGTCCACCTCTTCGGCGCCGGCCACCCCATGATGTTCGCGCTCGGCGTCGCGATGGGCTGTGACCTGTTCGACTCCGCCGCGTACGCGCTCTACGCCCGCGACGACCGCTACCTGACGGTCCGGGGGACGCGGCTGCTCGAGGACCTCGAGTACCTGCCGTGTTCGTGTTCCGTCTGTACCAGCCACTCGCCGGACGACCTCCGCGCGCTCCCCGACGACGAGCGCGAGGAGGAACTCGCCGCCCACAACCTCCACGTCACGTTCGCGGAGATCCGCCGGATCAAGCAGGCCATCCGCGCGGGCAACCTGCTGGAACTGGTCGAGCAACGCGCCCGTTCGCACCCGACGATGCTCGACGGCTACCGGACCCTGCTCGACCACGCCGAACAGCTCGAGCGCTCGGATCCCGTCTCCAAGGGCGCGTTCTTCCACGTCTCGTCGGAGAGCGCCCGCCGGCCGGAGGTCGTTCGCCACCACCAGCGCCTCGAGCGCCTCTCCGTCCCCGACTCGCTGTTTCTCACCGAGGGACAGCCGGCCCGGGGCGACGAGTTCGACGACTCCTGGCGGGTCGAACCGCCCTTCGGTCCCTTCCCGCGGGCGCTCTCGCGGTCCTACCCGCTCACGGCCGAGGTGCCCGACCGGACCGACCGCGCGGCCCTGTCGGCCGCGGCGGACGGCGTCGCGCGACTCGCGGAGGCGAATCCGGACGCCGCTCTCACGCTCGGCCACCGCAGTTGGCCCGCCGGCGTCCTCGAGCGCGTTCCCGAGTCGGTCGAGTTGATCGATCTCACCGCGGATTGA
- a CDS encoding HalOD1 output domain-containing protein yields MSNSFIGSTDNGFDGDISIAVVTAIASERGVEPTELPPLYESLDPDALDALFAPTRTGGPRRGRLEFTYAGHEVVVECGSDLEISVDGTSTTAEPVSAGRSERFAESRTDA; encoded by the coding sequence GTGAGTAATTCATTCATCGGCTCGACCGACAACGGGTTCGACGGGGACATCAGTATCGCCGTCGTCACTGCGATCGCGTCCGAACGTGGCGTCGAGCCGACCGAACTGCCGCCCCTCTACGAGTCGCTCGACCCCGACGCCCTGGACGCCCTCTTCGCGCCGACGCGAACGGGCGGCCCCCGGCGCGGCCGACTCGAGTTCACCTACGCCGGCCACGAGGTCGTCGTCGAGTGCGGCTCCGACCTCGAGATCTCGGTCGACGGCACCTCGACGACGGCCGAACCGGTTTCGGCCGGCAGGTCCGAGCGATTCGCCGAATCCCGTACCGACGCCTGA
- a CDS encoding Lrp/AsnC family transcriptional regulator yields MAFELDEIDRGILHRLQDDARHTTAADIAGDVGVTANTVRNRIRRLEDAGVIAGYVPIIDYERTAKSMHMVVQCTVPIHERGELAETALEIDGVIGVRELMTGHRNLRIDLAAENSDEITAAVSRLQRAGFEIEEEELIKAEYHQPFDHFGTDAVDS; encoded by the coding sequence ATGGCGTTCGAACTCGACGAGATCGACAGAGGGATCCTCCACCGGTTGCAGGACGACGCCCGCCACACGACGGCGGCGGACATCGCCGGCGACGTCGGCGTCACGGCCAACACCGTCCGAAACCGGATCCGGCGGCTCGAGGACGCGGGCGTGATCGCCGGCTACGTGCCGATCATCGACTACGAGCGGACGGCGAAGTCGATGCACATGGTCGTCCAGTGTACGGTGCCGATCCACGAGCGCGGCGAGCTGGCGGAGACGGCGCTCGAGATCGACGGCGTCATCGGCGTCCGCGAACTCATGACCGGCCATCGGAACCTCCGGATCGATCTCGCCGCCGAGAACAGCGACGAGATCACGGCCGCCGTCAGCCGCCTCCAGCGCGCGGGCTTCGAGATCGAGGAGGAGGAACTCATCAAAGCCGAGTACCACCAACCGTTCGATCACTTCGGGACCGACGCCGTCGATAGCTAA
- a CDS encoding RNA-binding protein — MFGVASPVGALVLVAGVFVVLVVGSRLRKRVRGGRSAGRRQSYEKHKAAQEREPPVDLGDVREAAVREFTEHHSGERRAVCKIEGFVVFVEEIPGDLAVGDVIEIEILSFNRGHTSATARFLGTA; from the coding sequence ATGTTCGGCGTCGCGTCGCCCGTCGGTGCGCTCGTCCTGGTCGCGGGTGTGTTCGTCGTTCTCGTCGTCGGATCGCGGCTGCGCAAGCGCGTCCGGGGCGGTCGATCGGCGGGACGACGACAGTCCTACGAGAAACACAAGGCGGCCCAGGAGCGCGAGCCGCCGGTCGATCTCGGCGACGTCAGGGAGGCCGCCGTCCGCGAGTTCACGGAGCACCACTCCGGCGAGCGACGGGCCGTCTGCAAGATCGAGGGGTTCGTCGTCTTCGTCGAGGAGATTCCCGGCGACCTCGCGGTCGGCGACGTGATCGAGATCGAGATCCTCTCGTTCAACCGCGGACACACGTCGGCGACGGCGCGGTTTCTCGGAACCGCGTGA
- the arcS gene encoding archaeosine synthase subunit alpha, whose protein sequence is MTDYFEVHERDGAARVGELRLESPVTTPALVDDVLEDAGSLWSADRDLPEGDESTLTVLPHRAFPGGTADEVRESFAVDQPDVDYPSVAVVSSESAEAQGTDAYAVSDVQSITGHGAALVEAVVNVREAIPTDTALYFSGVATPRNVAVLAYAGVDLFDETAAVVKGTEGRYLTTDEAYFLEDLEELPCSCSACQKPREEFTREDCAEHNRNALAAELAIVRRRIRDGRLRDYVEGQARHDQWLTAAVRELDSEWGYLEERTPILRDAEIDAATEDTLRRVEIQRYADRVTTRYQNRFKNPLVLVPCSATKPYSESQSHGQFHDVIQWRAHLVSMTSPIGVVPQELETTYPAQHYDTVVTGRWSEDEKQFVSEVLRRYLERNDYPEIIAHVPDEGYRDIVSRVEEALDLDITYTVPEGGHPTDDESLSNLGTALDGELKYSKREREHNTVRAIADYLLGDGAGDDLFEDIQTTSRYPKIQVRDSEETQLATMVPQYGTLSFTLEGARRWVESDAPTKRVEIDGFVPHGSVLAPGVVDADDEIRVGDEVVVEGPSAFAVGRAEMFGREMRESSRGIACEIRHVEEK, encoded by the coding sequence ATGACCGACTACTTCGAAGTCCACGAGCGCGACGGGGCCGCTCGCGTGGGCGAACTCCGCCTCGAGTCGCCCGTCACGACCCCCGCGCTCGTCGACGACGTGCTCGAGGACGCGGGGTCGCTGTGGAGCGCCGATCGGGACCTCCCCGAGGGCGACGAGTCGACGCTCACCGTCCTCCCCCATCGGGCGTTCCCCGGCGGCACCGCCGACGAGGTTCGGGAATCCTTCGCCGTCGACCAGCCCGACGTCGACTACCCCAGCGTCGCCGTCGTCTCGAGCGAGAGCGCCGAGGCGCAGGGCACCGACGCCTACGCCGTCTCGGACGTCCAGTCGATCACGGGCCACGGCGCGGCGCTGGTCGAGGCCGTCGTGAACGTCCGCGAGGCGATTCCGACCGACACCGCGCTCTACTTCTCTGGCGTCGCCACGCCGCGCAACGTCGCCGTGCTGGCCTACGCCGGGGTCGACCTCTTCGACGAGACCGCGGCCGTCGTGAAGGGCACCGAGGGGCGCTATCTCACGACGGACGAGGCGTACTTCCTCGAGGACCTCGAGGAATTACCCTGCTCGTGTTCGGCCTGTCAGAAACCCCGCGAGGAGTTCACGCGCGAGGACTGCGCCGAGCACAACCGAAACGCCCTCGCGGCCGAACTGGCGATCGTTCGCCGGCGGATCCGCGACGGCCGCCTCCGCGATTACGTCGAGGGGCAGGCCCGCCACGACCAGTGGCTCACCGCCGCCGTTCGCGAACTGGACTCGGAGTGGGGCTACCTCGAGGAGCGCACGCCCATCCTCCGGGACGCGGAGATCGACGCCGCGACCGAGGACACCCTCCGCCGCGTCGAGATCCAGCGGTACGCCGACCGCGTGACGACGCGGTACCAGAATCGCTTCAAGAATCCGTTGGTGCTGGTCCCCTGCTCGGCGACGAAACCGTACAGCGAGTCCCAGAGCCACGGCCAGTTCCACGACGTCATCCAGTGGCGCGCCCACCTCGTCTCCATGACGAGCCCCATCGGCGTCGTCCCGCAGGAACTCGAGACGACCTACCCGGCCCAGCACTACGACACCGTCGTCACGGGTCGCTGGTCCGAAGACGAGAAGCAGTTCGTGAGCGAGGTCCTCCGGCGCTACCTCGAGCGCAACGACTACCCCGAGATCATCGCCCACGTCCCCGACGAGGGGTACCGCGACATCGTCTCCCGCGTCGAGGAGGCCCTCGACCTCGACATCACGTACACGGTTCCCGAGGGCGGTCACCCGACCGACGACGAGTCGCTCTCGAATCTCGGAACGGCGCTGGACGGCGAACTGAAGTACTCCAAGCGCGAGCGCGAGCACAACACCGTCCGCGCCATCGCGGACTACCTGCTCGGCGACGGCGCCGGCGACGACCTCTTCGAGGACATTCAGACGACGAGTCGCTACCCGAAGATCCAGGTACGGGACAGCGAGGAGACCCAGCTGGCGACGATGGTGCCCCAGTACGGCACCCTCTCGTTCACGCTCGAGGGCGCCCGACGCTGGGTCGAGAGCGATGCCCCCACGAAGCGCGTGGAAATCGACGGCTTCGTTCCCCACGGCAGCGTGCTCGCGCCGGGCGTCGTCGACGCCGACGACGAGATTCGCGTCGGCGACGAAGTCGTCGTCGAGGGGCCGTCGGCCTTCGCCGTCGGTCGCGCGGAGATGTTCGGCCGCGAGATGCGCGAGAGTTCCCGCGGGATCGCCTGCGAGATCCGCCACGTCGAGGAGAAGTAA